A single window of Desulfovibrio sp. G11 DNA harbors:
- a CDS encoding inorganic diphosphatase, translated as MKRFIFLLAICLLAMPAASFGETATARAQQAVLKGEKNYLTGYPAHNADGTVNVIIEIPAGTTAKYEVDHATGLMVLEQKNGQPRYVQYLPYPGNYGFVPRTVLARELGGDGDPLDVIVLGDAVPRGSILKARPLGVLTLNDSGEEDSKIVMAAVGSPFEKVRGVKQLDEQFPGVTDILQTWFTSYKGRDGNGKPYLSSNGMLDRTEAIRIIGDAALQFERSVITEADKPALDPDGNPRVYFSPQARNISD; from the coding sequence ATGAAAAGATTCATATTCCTCCTTGCCATATGCCTTCTTGCCATGCCCGCAGCGTCTTTTGGCGAAACCGCGACAGCGCGCGCCCAGCAGGCTGTGCTCAAAGGAGAAAAAAACTATCTTACCGGCTATCCGGCGCACAATGCTGACGGAACCGTCAATGTGATCATTGAAATACCCGCCGGAACCACGGCCAAATACGAAGTGGATCATGCCACCGGCCTTATGGTTCTTGAGCAGAAAAACGGTCAGCCCCGCTACGTGCAGTACCTCCCCTATCCCGGCAACTACGGTTTTGTGCCACGCACCGTTCTCGCCAGAGAACTGGGCGGCGATGGAGATCCGCTTGACGTCATAGTTCTTGGCGATGCCGTACCCAGAGGCAGCATCCTGAAGGCCCGCCCCCTGGGCGTACTGACCCTCAACGACAGCGGCGAGGAAGACAGCAAGATCGTCATGGCCGCCGTGGGTTCGCCCTTTGAAAAAGTACGCGGCGTCAAGCAGCTCGACGAGCAGTTCCCCGGCGTGACAGACATACTTCAGACCTGGTTCACCTCATACAAGGGCAGAGACGGGAACGGCAAACCCTATCTGAGCAGCAACGGCATGCTGGACCGCACCGAAGCCATCCGCATTATCGGCGATGCGGCCCTGCAGTTTGAGCGCTCCGTCATTACCGAGGCCGACAAACCCGCCCTTGACCCCGACGGCAATCCCCGCGTGTATTTTTCTCCGCAGGCCCGCAACATCAGCGACTAG